CCGTTCTACCAGCGCGACCCGGTCACCGGCCCGCTCGGCAGCAGGCTCGAGGACAACGTTCCCGACGGCACGATCAAGGCCCCCGTGCTGATTGCTCAGGGCGCCCTGGACCCGGTGGTCGTTCCCCAGACGCAGGCGGCGTACGTGGCCGAACGGTGCGCGAAGGCCGGCAACGGTCCCCTGGAGTACAAGGAGTACCCCGACCGGGAGCACGTGAACATCGTCGCTGCGGACTCCCCGATGATCAACGACCTGGTGCTGTGGACCTCGGACCGGTTCGACGGCAAGGAAGCCCCGACGACCTGCTCGTGATCAGGCCCGGTTCAACCCGTCGACCAGCCACGTCCCCTTGACCCGGCGCAGGTCCACGAACAACCGCGACTCGGTGACGTCGGCGGAGTCGTCCGGGTTCAGGACCTGGTCGACGAAGACGAGCGTCCGCGCCTTGTCGCCGTTGCGCACGACCAGTCCCGCTGCACGCACGTACGCCGCCGTGACCGACTTCTTCTCGGTCGCCAACGGCCGCACGGTCGCGTCGAAGGTCCGGGCGAAGTCGGCCGAGAACGACCTGGTGAGCAGCGGAAGCGTCGACTCGAGATCCTCGTCGAGCTTCTTGTAGTCGTAGCTCAGCATCGAGGACAGTGCCTCGGCGGAGGCCGCGACGATCGCGGTGCCTCCGCCCCGCAGCGTGCCGGGCTCGAACTCGCCGGGACCGGGGACGCCGGCCAGCTGGTCGAGCGTCGAGGTCGTCCAGCGCGACCCGGTCCTGTTCAGGGTGAGCCGCAGCCGGTACTCGTTCTCGGCGGGCACGCGGGTGCTCTCCTTGGTGGTCACGTTGATCGCAACCAGCACGACGGCCTTGGCGGGGTCGAAGGAGGCGATCGCCAGACCGTCGGTGGGGACCTGGGAGGACACCGCACGCTTGCGGTCCTGCACGTTCTTGATCACGACCGCGCGCTGGGCGGAGTACTCGCGCTCGAACTTGCCGCTGGCCAGGTCGAGCACCGCGTCGACCTGCTTCGCGACGTTCTCCGGATCCAGGGTGAAGAAGGCGATCGCCGTACGCCGGGCCGCCACCAGGGCCGCCGCCTCGTTGGCTCCTGACGGGTCCTTCTCGGACTCGCTGCGTCCGAGCACGACGAGGGCGCCCACGACGACCGCCACCAGCATCAGCACCGTGGCGACGGCGATGACCGAACGTCTACCGGTCACGGGTTGGGGACGTTCTGGGAGCCGCGGATGTTGGGCTGGCCGGGATCGGTGGGCGAAGCGGTGCACGCGGCCTTCGGGTTCGGCTCGCTGTCCTGGCTCTGCTTCGGCCCTCCCTTGAGCGGGGTGCCGTCCGGCAAGTGCTTCACGGTGCCTTCATACCCCTTGGTGCACGAGGCGTAGGCGGGAGTGCCCGGAGTTTCCGGCAGCTGGACAGCCAGGTGGGCGCTGTAGACCGGTCGCCCCTGGGCGTCGTACCGGCAGGTCGACTGGATCGGTTTGCCGGTCTTGGCGTCCAGCTCGTCGCAGTAGCGGAAGGAGGTGGCGTTGACCTCCAGCACCCACGGGAAGATCGCGAGCGTCTTGCGCAGCGCCGGCAACCGCTCGGCAGCGACCTCGGTCAGGGTGACCAGGTTGCCGAGCAGCCCGGGCAGCGCCGGGCGCAGGTCCTTGAGCAACCCGGTCACCTCGGTGCCGGCCTTGACCCCGGAGACGAAGACGTCGGCGAAGACCGGGTTCAGGTTCTCCAGGGTGCCGAGCACCGACCCGGCGGTGCGCAGGGCCGTCCGGGTGGCCGGCGCCAGGTCGACCTGGGTGTCGAGGGCGACCTTCGCCGAGTCGATCAGCCGGTTGAGGTCCGAGAGCCCGTCGAGCGAGGCCCTGGTGGCGCGGTCGGAGGCGTCGATCAGCCGACCGAGGTCGGCCCCGCGTCCACCGAAGGCGTCACTGGCCTCCGTCAGTGCGGTCGTGAGCTTCTTCGGGTCGATCGAACCGGCCAGCGCCTCGGTGTGCGCGAGCAGGTCCTCGACCGCGACCGGGGTGGAGGTGTCGGCGATGCCGATGACGTCCCCGTCGGCGAGGTACGGCGCGCCGCTGGAAC
The DNA window shown above is from Marmoricola sp. OAE513 and carries:
- a CDS encoding MlaD family protein gives rise to the protein MISRLTKIQLVVFALVTVLAVSYGAVNLLGVGKVFSPPYEIEAQFASSGGIYARADVDLLGTRVGSVKEIKPGPGSGTTVVIAIDKGVEIPADVTALIGSKSAIGEQYIELEPRSSGAPYLADGDVIGIADTSTPVAVEDLLAHTEALAGSIDPKKLTTALTEASDAFGGRGADLGRLIDASDRATRASLDGLSDLNRLIDSAKVALDTQVDLAPATRTALRTAGSVLGTLENLNPVFADVFVSGVKAGTEVTGLLKDLRPALPGLLGNLVTLTEVAAERLPALRKTLAIFPWVLEVNATSFRYCDELDAKTGKPIQSTCRYDAQGRPVYSAHLAVQLPETPGTPAYASCTKGYEGTVKHLPDGTPLKGGPKQSQDSEPNPKAACTASPTDPGQPNIRGSQNVPNP